One window from the genome of Acidobacteriota bacterium encodes:
- the hisH gene encoding imidazole glycerol phosphate synthase subunit HisH, with product MIVVIDYEAGNLYNVANALTHLEQDFQMSGDPEVVSRASRVILPGVGAAGAACDSLRRQELDDVILRLKVPFLGICLGLQLLFRRSEEEDAQLLELLPDTVHRFDSSRLKVPHVGWNAVQITRDDPLFEDIGTGAYFYFVHSYFVPLQPGTIGQTTYGGPFCSALRHNNYWGVQFHPERSGTQGLRLLKNFLEVKC from the coding sequence ATGATCGTCGTCATCGACTACGAAGCCGGCAACCTCTACAACGTGGCCAATGCCCTCACCCATCTGGAGCAGGACTTCCAGATGTCGGGCGACCCCGAGGTTGTGAGCCGGGCTTCCCGGGTGATCCTGCCTGGAGTGGGCGCCGCCGGGGCCGCCTGCGATTCGCTGCGGCGTCAGGAACTCGACGACGTCATTCTCCGACTCAAGGTGCCCTTCCTGGGCATCTGCCTGGGACTGCAACTGCTCTTCCGGCGCAGCGAAGAGGAAGACGCTCAACTTCTCGAGCTGCTGCCCGACACCGTCCACCGTTTCGACTCCAGCCGCCTCAAGGTCCCCCACGTGGGATGGAACGCGGTTCAAATCACGCGCGACGACCCCCTTTTCGAAGACATCGGGACGGGAGCCTATTTCTATTTCGTGCACAGCTATTTCGTCCCCTTGCAGCCCGGCACCATCGGGCAGACCACCTACGGAGGCCCGTTCTGCTCGGCGCTGCGCCACAACAACTACTGGGGCGTCCAATTCCACCCAGAACGCTCCGGCACCCAGGGTCTGCGCCTGCTCAAAAACTTCCTGGAGGTGAAATGCTAG
- the hisB gene encoding imidazoleglycerol-phosphate dehydratase HisB: MRSAEISRQTRETQIGLRLDLDGSGESQIDLPLGFLSHMLDLLVKHSLVDLKVSAAGDLGVDDHHLTEDLGIGLGQAIREALGDKRGIRRYGFFILPMDEVLCQVALDLGGRYAFASDYRPQREQVGDLSTEMVNHFFASLANQAGMNLHIRLLDSGENEHHRVEAIFKCFARALRAALEPDPRLGQEIPSTKGTLC, translated from the coding sequence ATGCGTAGCGCTGAAATCAGCCGTCAGACCCGCGAAACCCAGATCGGCCTGCGCCTCGACCTGGACGGCAGCGGCGAGTCCCAAATCGATCTTCCGCTGGGATTCCTCAGCCATATGCTCGACTTGCTGGTCAAGCACTCCCTCGTCGACCTCAAGGTGAGCGCCGCCGGCGACCTGGGGGTCGACGACCACCACCTGACCGAGGATCTGGGCATCGGGCTGGGACAGGCCATCCGGGAGGCGCTGGGCGACAAGCGGGGCATCCGCCGCTACGGATTCTTCATCCTGCCCATGGACGAGGTGCTGTGCCAGGTGGCCCTCGACCTGGGAGGGCGCTATGCCTTCGCCAGCGACTACCGCCCTCAGCGCGAGCAGGTGGGGGACCTGTCCACCGAGATGGTCAACCACTTCTTCGCCTCGCTGGCCAACCAGGCGGGCATGAACCTGCACATCCGCCTGCTCGACAGCGGAGAAAACGAACACCACCGGGTGGAGGCCATTTTCAAATGCTTCGCCCGAGCCCTGCGCGCCGCCCTGGAACCCGACCCGCGCCTGGGACAGGAAATACCGTCCACTAAAGGAACGCTATGCTGA